ATGTCGCTCAAGGTCGGGTGGTGGAAGCAAGCGTGGGAGACAGACGTACCGAAGCGGACTACCTCAAGCATATTCAACAGTTGATCGCCACAGACCCCAAGGCCCTAAAATGGCATCTGGTGATGGATTGCTTAAATATTCATCAATCTGAATCATTGGTGCGATTTGTGGCACAAACCGAGGGCTTGGAGATCGATTTGGGACTCAAAGGGGAGTCTGGCATTCTCAAATCCATGCAAACTAGGGCAGATTTCTTGCGTAACCCCAGCCATCAGATCGTGTTTCACTTCACCCCCAAGCATTGTTCCTGGTTAAATCAGATTGAAATCTGGTTCAGTATCTTGGTGCGTAAATTGCTTAGACGAGCAGACTTTGCGAGTAAGGCGCAACTCAAAACTCGTATTCTTGAGTTCGTGGATTACTTCAACCGCACCATGGCAAAACCATTCAAATGGACTTATCAAGGCAAAGCACTGAAACAGTGACTAAGGGTGGGTAGACTCACGCCTGGTTCTACTAGTGCCATTTTTATGGACTCAGATCTAAGTCAAGCTAATTTACGAGGAGCCGATTTTAGCAGGGCAAACCTTATTCGAACAAGACTAGATCAAGCTGACTTAACAGGTGCCTGTTTAACTGGAGCATTTATTCAGGATTGGGGTATTAAAACGACAACTAAGTTTTCTGGCGTTAAATGTGAATATGTTTATATGCGACTGCCAACTAGGGAAAATCCAGATCCCTTGAGAAAGCCAGACAACAGAAATGAAATCTTTGCAGAAGGTGACTTTGAGGATTTCATCAAGCCGTTAACTGACACACTCGACCTCTACCACAACCAAGGGGTTGACCCACGAGCTATTGCGATCGCTTTCAAAAATTTGGTAGAAGACAACCCAGAAGCCGAGCTGGAAATTGTGGCACTGGAGAAGCGGGGTAAAGATAAATTCCTACTGCGTGCTAAAACTGCTCCAGGGATAAATAAGTCAGATCTGAGCCAAGCATATTTTGAAGACTACAATCAACTCAAGGCTTTACCAGCAAATCATCCCTTGAGACTACTACTTGATGAGAAAGACGATCGCATTCGTAGTTTAGAAAATATGGTAGAAACGGCTCTCAAGCAGCCCAAATTTTATACAGAGAACTATCATCATCGAGGAGATGTCATGCCAGAAAATAGCGGAGTCAATATTAATGCTGGTGGCAATATTGGCGACATTAGCGGTTTAGTCGGTGGTGATGTCAGTGGTGTTATGAGCCTCGGTGAGATTAGCGGCAATGTCACCAACACCATCAATCAACTACCCGCTTCCCCACAACCTGATGAACCTGGCATCAAAGAATTGCTAGAACAACTGCACCGAGCCATTGAAAGTGCTGACGACCTCAAACCTGAAGACAAAGCCGAAGCGCTGAAGCAAGTGCAAGCCTTAGCCGAAGCAGGAAAAGATCCCGCAGAACCTGAGAAGAAAAATGGAGCGAAATCAGCGATCAGGTGGCTCAAGGGGATGTTAACCGAACTCGCCGAACCCAGCGCGATCGTGCAACTTTGCAAACACGTATTGCCCCAAATCGCTGGCATCTTTGGTCTATAAGGCGAAATTGAGGCGATCGCGCCCTTACACCGACCGTAACCCCACCAAAATCAGTTCAATCGGTAGAATGGGGAAAAATGCGTAGACAGGCAAATTGCATGATTCCTACCGTTATTGAACCCTCTGGACGTGGCGATCGCGCCTTTGACATCTACTCTCGGCTACTACGGGATCGGATCATCTTCTTAGGCACCGCCATCGACTCTGATGTCGCCAACCTGATCGTGGCTCAGTTGCTCCTGTTGGACGCAGAAGACCCAGAAAAAGACATTTACCTCTACATCAACTCCCCCGGCGGTTCTGTCACCGCTGGTATGGGCATTTACGACACCATTAAGCACATCCGAGCTGATGTTTCCACCATCTGTCTCGGTTTGGCAGCTAGCATGGGCGCGTTTCTGCTCAGCGCGGGCACCAAAGGCAAGCGGGTCAGCCTTCCCCACTCCCGGATCATGATTCACCAACCTCTTGGTGGTGCTCAAGGCCAAGCTACCGATATCGAAATTCAGGCTAAGGAAATCCTTTACCACAAGCAACGCCTGAACGAGATGCTGGCTGAGCACACCGGACAACCTTTGGAGAAAATCGCCGAAGATACCGAGCGCGACTTCTTCATGTCAGCCCATGAGTCTAAGGAGTACGGCCTGATTGACCAAGTGATCGAGCGCCGTCCCTCGGCTCAAAACCCGATCGCTGCGGTGAACTAACGCTTTCCTCTACAAATCCCCCCTTTTTAAGGGGGGTAGAGGGTTCAAAACGGAGATTCGTTGGGAGAGGGTTGCGATCGCAAGTATTCCAAGAACTCCAACAACTCCTCGTCGGTAAGGTGTTGACGCGATCGCTTGCCATAGGTGCGTTGCAAGTGGGTACGACCTTGCACGTCAGTCCAGCCTAAACGCTTAATTTCCACACTGGTTTGGGCGATCGCTTCCGACAAATCCATTGGTTCTCGACTGCGTTCGGGCGGTGCTGGTTCTGGCACCCCTTCACGAGCCTTGACTGCACTCTTGCCGTTGCGCCCATTGCTACGAGGTGCAGGTTGCACTTCTGGGTGGCTAGGAACAACAGGTTCAGCGATCGCCGCCGTATCTATATCAATATCTGTATAAGAGTCTCGATAAGAATCTGTATAGGTGTGATCGAATAGCTCGCCCGAAAAGTCACCTGAGAAAGTAGAAGCGGGTTCTGGCGCGATCGCCGGAATTCCCAGTGCTGATTCTGGTAACGGCTGAGGTCTTTGCGATTGGGCTGAGAGCTGCCTAACTTCTCGGTAGTTACCTACATCAGCCAAGCGAGGTTGGGGCGAAAACTCCCCTTCGCTCTGGTGATTGGTCATTAAGTGCACCTGCACCTCATAAGCTGAGGGAGAAACAGGGGGCTGGGGTGGCTGTGGAGCTTGAATACCTAACACTTCCAAAGCCCGCAATCTAGCGCGATCTTCTGCCACTTCAAGGCTGGTAGCTGCTGCCATCCCGGTGGCTAGAACGTTGCCGCCCATCTGAACTGAAGCTTTGACAATGTAGTTGTCTCCCCGAATGTCTAGCAAGTCAGCCGTCAAGCTACCCATCGGATAACGAGCTTGAAACTGTGACAAAGCCAACGACTGCCCAGACCGCTCAGCTAGCGGTGCAGCATCAGGTTGATTAATATGGCTGAGTTCAAAGCGTGGGGAATTCGCAGAACCGCTTCCATTTTGATCCCTGGGGTTATGCATTGCAGCACCGGGAGTCTGATATCGCAGGGCTAAGTTAACCCCAAACACGTCCATTTTATGCGTGGTTTGCCTCAATTGCACCTTAACTTTATCTGGGTAAACTAAGTGAGTGGGTTGATGGATGTCAGGCGTTGTCTAAGAGAACTTTTGACTCGCGGTTTCTATCGCGCCCATTCGCGGATCTGTCTGGGTGGTTTAGTGTAACCTGCAAGAGGGATCTCTGAATAGAGGGTGGTGGATAGAACCGAATCTCTAACCCAAAGGGGATACGGCAGCAGATCAAGTTAAGCGCTAAGCTAAGAGAATAAGCAATAATTCTTAATAACCTGTCCGACTCGCTTGGCTTCAGCTGAAAGTATTCCCAATTGCTCACTTTTTCAAAAATCTATTAATGCTAGACCACTTGTTAAACACTCCGATGAACTTTGGGTACGACACCCTCTTGCTCTTACCAGTCTTGGTGGTGCTAGAAGCAGTTCTGTCAGCCGATAACGCGATCGCCCTGGCTGCGATCGCTCAAGGACTGGAGGGAAGTACCTTGCAACGTCGAGCGCTTAACCTGGGTTTGGTCTGTGCCTTTGTCTTGCGCGTAGTCCTGATTCTGACCGCAACCTGGGTGACGAAGTACTGGCAATTTGAGTTGGCGGGTGCCGCCTACTTGCTGTGGTTGGTGTTTCAGTATTTCAGCACTCCAGAAGACAGTGAGAATGCTCATCATGGCCCCCGCTTTGCCACACTTTGGCAAGCCATTCCGGTCATTGCCTTCACCGATTTAGCGTTCTCTTTAGATAGTGTGACGACAGCGATCGCGATCTCCAAAGAAACCTGGCTAGTCATTACAGGTGGCTTAATTGGAGTGATTGCGCTGCGGTTTATGGCGGGTCTATTTATTCGCTGGCTAGACGAGTTCACACATCTAGAAGATGCAGGCTACGTTACTGTCGCTTTAGTTGGCTTGCGATTGTTGTTGCGAGTGATTAATGAAGCCCTGGTGCCGCCAGAGTGGTTGATGATTAGTGCGATCGGCCTACTATTCCTCTGGGGTTTCTCTGAGAAAGCCGAACCAGAGGTGGAAGTGAGTAGTGAAGCCGTTGAAGTGCGATCGCCAAGCGAAGTGAAAAAATAACGACATAGTAGACCTTCTGCACTGGCCCCTCAGTCCCCCAATACTGGGGGAAGCAAGAATGTATTTCCCCCCAGTATTGGGGGGATAGGGGGGATAGGCTCAAGGCTGGGGGTTAGGGCTTTATTCGCGAGTCCAGGGCATGAGAGTAGGTTCCCAGTTCGCGATTTCTTCCTCTTTGAACCAGAGGGCAATTTCTCGTTGAGCCGTTTCGATCGCGTCGGAACCGTGGATTAGGTTGCGGCCAATGTTGACCCCGAAGTCACCACGAATCGTACCAGGCTCAGCAGCGAGGGGGTTGGTGGCACCAATGATTTTACGAGCCGAAGAAACTACGCCTTCGCCTTCCCATACCATTGCCACCACGGGGCCAGAAGTGATGAACTCGACGAGGCCAGCGAAGAAGGGTCTTTCCTTGTGGACATCGTAGTGCTGCTCGGCCAACTCGCGGCTCACATTGAGGATCTTGAGGCCCACTAGGGTGAAGCCTTTGGTTTCAAAGCGACGAATGATTTCACCGACTAATTTCCGCTGCACACCGTCGGGCTTAATTGCCAAAAATGTCCGTTCCAAGGGGTACTCCTGATATTTCATCAACTGTTACAAAGTCCAGATTACCCCAGAAAGTCTCTGCCAGAAGGTGAGGCTGAAAGTGCGCTAGATGATCATTTAGCATCAGATGAATGCGCTAGACTGGCATTCGAAGTAAAGTCTGATTTTGCCAGCAGCGAGTCAAGATCAGGCTTTTCTTTATGTCTAGAAGGATACTCAGAGGGAAGGCAGGATGGGTGGACGGCCAGCAGCGAAAATGGGGAAGGGTGCTAATAATGGAGCCAACAAAACTCAGCTAGAAAGCAGTCATGCTGGGCCAGAACTAGAACCTTTGGGTTTAGCGAAGCCAACAGAAACTTTGAATCTCCGTAAATCTTGGACGATTGAAGATAGCGAAGAACTCTATCGCATTCAAGGTTGGGGTGAACCTTACTTTTCCATTAATGCTGCGGGCCACATTACGGTGTCTCCCAAAGGCGATCGCGGCGGCTCTTTAGATTTGTTTGAGCTGGTGAATGCTCTCAAGCTGCGAAACCTTGGCTTACCGCTGCTGATTCGCTTCTCCGATATTCTGGAAGACCGCATTGAGCGCCTCAACGCTGCTTTTGGCAGGGCGATCGCTCGGTACAACTACCCAGGCACCTACCGAGGTGTGTTTCCGGTCAAGTGCAACCAACAACGGCACTTGGTCGAAAGCTTAGTCAAATTTGGTAAGCCGCATCAGTTTGGTTTGGAGGCAGGTTCCAAGCCTGAGCTGATGATTGCTTTAGCGACGTTGGACACCCCCGGCGCTTTGCTGATTTGTAACGGCTACAAAGACCGCGAGTATATTGAGACGGCAATTCTGGCGCAACGCTTGGGCCAAACCCCGATCATTGTGCTGGAGCAAGCAGAAGAAGTAGAGTTGGCGATCGCGGCAGGACGCAAACTGGGCATTCAACCGATTTTGGGCGTGCGGGCAAAGCTGAGTGCCAAAGGGATTGGACGCTGGGGCAGTTCAGCGGGCGATCGCGCCAAGTTTGGCCTCACCATCCCCGAAATTCTCCATGCAGTCGAGCAATTAAAAGCCGCTGATATGTTGGGTTCGTTGCAACTGCTGCACTTCCACATTGGTTCGCAAATTTCTTCGATCAATGTGGTCAAGGATGCGATTCGCGAAGCTAGCCAAATCTACGTGGAGTTGGCCCAGCTCGGAGCCGATATGAAATATATTGACGTGGGCGGCGGTCTGGGCGTGGACTACGACGGTTCTAAGACCAACTTCTACGCCTCCAAAAACTACAACATGCAGAACTACGCCAATGATGTAGTCGCGGAGATCAAAGAAACCTGTGCCGAACGCAATCTACCTGTACCCACCATTGTGAGCGAAAGTGGTCGAGCGATCGCCTCTCACCAATCTGTCTTGGTCTTCGATGTCTTGGGCACCAGCGAACCGCCGTCAGAAACGCCGAAACCCGCCCACGAAGACGAGCATTTGATTATTCGCAATCTCTACGACACCTACTCGGCCATTACTGCTGAGAATTACCAAGAGGCTTACCACGACGCGACGCAGTTCAAAGAAGAAGCGGTGAGTTTGTTTGGCTTTGGCTACGTTAGCCTGAGCGAGCGAGCGAGAGCTGAGCGCTTGTACTGGGCCTGCTGCGAGAAGATCTTGGAAGTTGCTCGCCAGCAAGATTATGTGCCGGATGATCTCGAAGATTTAGAGAAAATCATGGCCTCGATCTATTACATCAACTTGTCGGTGTTTCAGTCAGCCCCCGACAGTTGGGCGATCGATCAGCTCTTTCCCATCATGCCAGTTCATCGCTTGAATGAGGAACCGACTCGACGGGCCACGCTAGCGGATCTCACCTGTGACAGCGATGGCAAAATTGACCAGTTTATTGATCTGCGCGATGTCAAATCTGTTCTGGAGTTACATACCCTCAAACCAGGGGAGCCATATTACTTAGCCATGTTCCTGGGTGGGGCGTACCAAGAGATCATGGGCAATCTGCACAATTTGTTCGGCGACACCAACGCTGTGCATATCAGCCTCACGCCCAAAGGCTACCGGATTGAGCATGTGGTTAAGGGCGACACGATGCACGAAGTGTTGGGCTACGTCCAGTACGATGCCGAAGATTTAATCGAAAACATTCGCCAGCAAACCGAACATGCGCTGCAAGAAAAGCGAATCACGCTCGAAGAATCTCAACTGCTGCTGCAAAACTACGAGCGCAGCTTGAGCAGCTACACCTATCTCTCCTCCTGACAATTGCACAGGTTTGAACGGTAGGGTTCTGAGTTCCATCAGCTCCTTTAAACTTGCCACTCAACCAAATTGGCTCAGTAGAAATCCGGATTTGCAGAACCGCCCTTTGGAATCAAGAGGGGAAGTGCAACGTCCGGTTTCTCGGGTCTAGCTATCTATTTCACCTGTTGCGATCGCGCTTGGCACTTCATGAACAATTTGCAAAAGCTTCCGTCATTTCACGTAGAACGCTGACCTAAGCAAAATTTAGATCAACAGGAATAAAATCTCATGAAGACAACAGAGCGCTATAGCCTGATGTTCAAATTGGCTTGCGAAACTTTCAAATATTTCTTTCTCAGCTTGTTTACTTTTTCCATTTTTTGCATCGTCTTGGCGGGGCTGGGAGCTAATTCCCTCGTAGCGATTTTATTAACGGTAGTAGGTGGCTGGTTCTTGCGGGTTGCCGCGATCGCCCTCTGTTTCATGGCGAGTGCCATTATCTTTGAATCGTTGCGCTTTTAGCTTGCGTCGTGAATGCTAATGGGTTGCAGCAAGGGAAGCGCGATCGCCCTAGAAAATTAGCTCTTTCAAGCTCCCTGCCTCAAGACAGTGTTAAGAGTACCGGACTTTCGAGGAAACTGGGGGACAATAGCCCTAGCTGGACTTGGAGTTTGCTCGATCATGCGGCCCATTCGTACTTTCAATGTCTCTCCCTCCCTGCCTTCCCGTCTGGAACCTCTGCGGAAGTTGGCTTACAACCTTCATTGGGACTGGAACTTTGAAACGAAAGACTTATTCCGCCGTTTAGACCGAGACCTCTGGGAGTCTAGCCGTCACAACCCTGTGCTGATGCTTGGCACCATTAGCCAAGATCGCCTGCGTGAAGTAGCCGAAGACGAAGGATTTCTGGCTCATATGGAGCGGGCTGTCCGTCAACTAGATGGCTATGTGACTGAGCGGACTTGGTACCGTAAGCAAAAAGCTAAGGATCAACAAGCTTGCTACGCCTACTTCTCCGCAGAGTTTGGCCTCACCGATAGCCTTCCCATCTATTCAGGGGGATTGGGTGTTCTAGCCGGAGATCATCTTAAATCTGCGAGTGATTTGGGTTTACCCTTGGTTGCAGTAGGTTTGCTGTACCAAGAAGGGTACTTTGCCCAATACCTGAATGCGGATGGCTGGCAACAAGAGCGCTATCCCATCAACGACTTCTACAACATGCCGCTGGAGTTAGAATGCCATCCAGACGGCTCAGAGATCCGAATTTCTGTAGAGTATCCTGGTCGGACGGTCTATGCCAGAGTGTGGCGGGTGCAGGTAGGCACAGTGCCACTTTATTTGCTTGACACCAACATTGAACCGAACAGCCCCTACGACCACGACATCACCGATGAGTTGTATGGTGGCGACATCGATATGCGAATTCACCAGGAAATGATGCTGGGCATTGGTGGCGTTCGCATGTTGGAAGCTTTAGGGCTGAAGCCGACCGTTTACCACATGAACGAGGGACACTCGGCGTTTCTGGCTTTGGAGCGGATTCGCAAGATGATTCAAGCAGATGGTTTGACCTTCACTGAAGCGAGCCAAGTGGCCCAGTCTACTCAGGTGTTTACGACACACACGCCTGTTGCGGCAGGAATTGACCTGTTTCCGCCAGACAAGATCATGCATTATCTGGGGCGCTACGCTGAAATTTTTGGCTTTCCTAGAGAAGAGTTTCTTGCCCTTGGTCGGGAGAATACGGGCGATTTCTCCTCACCTTTCAGCATGGCGATCCTAGCAATCAAGATGGCGACCTTTATTAATGGCGTTAGTCAATTGCATGGGGAAGTTTCTCGCCACATGTTCCAAAGCTTGTGGACCAATTTTCCGCTCAAGGAACTGCCCATTACTGCCATTACCAATGGGGTTCATGCTCGGAGTTGTGTCGCCAAGCCTACTCAAGAGCTATACGATCGCTACCTCGGCCCTAGTTGGTCAGATGCGCCGCCCGATCATCCGCTGTGGGACCGGGTGGAGTCGATTCCTGATGAGGAACTTTGGCGTAACCACGAACGCTGCCGCTCAGAATTGGTGGTGTTTGTGCGCGATCGCCTGCAAAAAAATGTCCGCGATCGCGGTGGTTCCCTGAGCGAGTTAGCGCAAGCTCAAGAGGTGCTCGACCCCACCGTTCTCACCATTGGCTTTGCCCGTCGCTTTGCTACTTACAAGCGGGCCAGTTTGTTCCTCCGTAATTTGGAGCGCATTAAAGAAATTTTGCAGGGCGGCTCTAAGCATCGGGCGGTGCAATTTGTGATCGCAGGTAAAGCGCATCCCAAAGATATTCCGGGTAAAGAGCTGATTCGCCAAATTGTTCACTTCATTCGCGCAGAAGGCATGAGCCGCCATGTGGTGTTCATCCCTGACTACGACATTCATGTGGCTCGGCTAATGGTGGCAGGTTGTGATGTGTGGCTGAATACGCCTCGCCGACCTCGTGAAGCTTCGGGTACTAGCGGCATGAAAGCGGCGATGAATGGCTTGCCCAACCTCAGCATCTTGGATGGTTGGTGGGATGAAGCCGATTACGTTAAAACAGGCTGGCCGATTGGGCACGGGGAAGACTACGAAGACCCCAACTACCAAGATGATGTGGAAGCTAATGCCCTCTACGATCTGTTAGAGCAACAGATTGTGCCGCTGTTCTACGATCGCGATGCCGACGGATTGCCGCGTGGTTGGATTGCCAAGATGAAACATGCGATCCAACTTAACTGTCCTCGGTTCAATACCGCTCGAATGGTGCGTGATTATGCCATGCAGGCTTACTTTCCAGCTAGCGATCGCCACCGCGCAATGGTAGAAAACCAATATGCCGCTGCTAAAGAGCTATCCCACTGGAAAGCGCACCTGTTTGAGCATTGGTACGACATGAAGATTGAGGATATTGATATCTCTCAACCTGCGGATATTCAGGTCAACCAAACCATTAGCGTCAAGGCTCGTCTGAATTTGGGAGCTTTAACCCCCGCTGATGTACAGGTGGAACTGTATCAAGGTGCAGTCAACGCCGAAGGTGAGATCGCCGAGGGTGTGCCTGTGGTCATGGAATACCAAGGTCAAGACCCCAACCAGCACAGCATCTACACGGTTGATGTCAGTTACTCCAGTAGTGGCTTACAAGGGTTATCTCTGCGAGTGCTACCCAAAAACGAATACCTCAGCAGTCCTTATGAGCCAGGGTTGATTCTCTGGGCAGAAGCGTAGGGACTACAATGTAGCCCGATTCGCGATCGCCTAAAACCAAATTTCGCTCTAGTCCCCAGTACCACCAATGAGCAACGACATAGGCACAAATTAAAGCGTCCAGTTGATCTTCCACAGCTTTCATCTCTGTACCTTTGCTGGGAATTTCTGGAATTGTGGTTGGGTTTGGTAGAGATAAGCTTGGTTCCAAGGTGGGCAAGTCTTGCAGAATGTGCTGACGTAGTTTCAGTAGTTCTAGTCGGCGATCGCTCAGCTTACCTTTCTTGTATTTCAAAATCTGCGACAAGCCAAACAGGTAGATCATCGCTGGATGGGGAAACACTTCAATTTGGTACCGTCCTAGTTGTTGCGCTGTTAGGGCTGACGCATGAGCAAACCCTCGCGCCTCTAGCCTCAGACCAAAAGCCACGGTTCTTTCGGCAAACGGTAAACCCAAATTAGCAGGATAGCAGCCTGCATGATATCGCCCAAAATGCCTGTGAGTCAGGCGATCGGGCAGGCGCATCCCTGTTGCATTGGGAATTAAGGTGGGGGCATCTACAGCGACCATTACGTCTGTGTCATTCGGTGCCCAATGGTCTACCCAAGCCAAAACATCAGCGATCGCTTCCAACCGCTTTAAATTCCGTAGATGTAGTTTGCCATCTTGCCATTCTAGACAACACAGACCTGTAGGCTGCGATCGCCACCCCAAGTCAACTCCTAAAAATTTCATTACTCTAGATTAACTAGTCAAGGTTGAGGTAGGGCGGGTGAGCGATCATCGACGTTACTATACTCAAAGCGAAATCTCTGAAAATCCGCCACCTTGAGGGCACATGCTCACCGTCCACCATCTCAACGTCTCTCAGTCCGAGAGAGTAATCTGGCTACTCGAAGAACTAGAGTTGCCATACGAGCTAAAAGTATACCAGCGCGATCCATCTACTCAATTTGCGCCAGAAAAACTGCGCTCCATTCATCCCCTTGGGAGTGCGCCTGTGCTTTGTGATGGTGAAGTTGTGCTGGCTGAGTCTGGAGCCATCCTTGAGTATGTGCTGGCTCGCTACGGAGATGGACGGCTCACAGTACCAGTCACAGCGCCTCAATACCCTGACTATTTGTACTGGTTCCACTATGCCAACGCCAGTCTCATGAATCAGATGAGCCTGCACTGGATCGCGACAATGGCTACGGGTGCAGATAGTAGCTCTCCACTGCTACCCATGCTCCAAGAACGGCGCGATCGCCACCTGCAATGGGTCGAAACTCGCCTATCCCAAGTACCCTACTTTGCGGGTGATGAGTTCACAGCAGCTAACATCATGATGCACTTTCCCTTCAGCACCATGAAAGCCTTCTATAACGTAGGTCTTGACAACCGCCCTAACATTCAAGCGTGGCTTGCGAGAATCAGTCAGCGTGCTGGCTATCAGCGTGGAATGAAGGCAGCCGGACACGATCGCGACCCAGCATTGGAGGGGGGCGAAACGCGACAGGTACTTTAAAGTAGTGTGCTACGGCGGTTAGGGCGGAGCGGGCGATCGTGTCCGGCTGCTACTCAAAGCGAAAAGTAAAGAAAATAATTGAAGGACACGGCAAAGCCATGTCCCAGTCATACCCGGCTGAAGGAATTAGGAGTCAATCTCAAGTTAAAAAGTTTGACGTCCACCTATGGCTTTAACGATAACGACCCTGAAGAGCTTAGGTTGTTATTAATACTACATATTGAAAAAATTCTAGTTAGGAATAGCGATTGCCTGCTAAAAATTAGTGTTTATGCTGGTATCGACTAAAAGCAGGCCCATAAGCAGCCAACAGATTTTGCGGGGATAAAGCGACCTCTGGTTGTCCATGACAAATGAGGCGTTGATTGACACACAACACGCGATCGCAATGGCGACTGACCATATCTAAATCGTGAGACACCTGTAGCACAGTCCACTGTTGTTCTTGCTTAAGTTCATGCAACAAGGCGTAAAAGTCGGCCTCCCCCTGAGCATCCACTCCTGCAAAGGCTTCATCCAACACCAAAAGTTTGCGAGGCATTACGAGACAGTAAGCTAGCAACACTCGCTTCAGTTGTCCGGTGCTGAGGGTGCCAATGGGCCGCTGGCGCAGGTGATAGGCATCCACTCGTTGTAGGGCTTGAGCGATCGCGACTTGTCGTCTTTGCTGGCGATCGCGTTTCATGACCAGAGCTTCTAGGCTCCGTCTCCAGGCTTGGACTTGTTTGGCTGGGGAGGTTTCAATTGGCAAATCAACCCAGCCTAGCCTTACCAGCTCACTCACCGAAATCGGAAAGCTGCGATCGAAGACAAAATTTTGTGGCACATAACCAATCTGGTGCCG
This region of Trichocoleus desertorum NBK24 genomic DNA includes:
- a CDS encoding metal ABC transporter ATP-binding protein — encoded protein: MSVGLMNSEQPHFDSEAQSWQNLDWPKPEKTSQEGKTPTLRAEHLVVYQGQHSAVQDVSFELHPGTDTAVVGPNGAGKSTLIQAILGLLPHQQGTIQIFGRPLSRLGNLRHQIGYVPQNFVFDRSFPISVSELVRLGWVDLPIETSPAKQVQAWRRSLEALVMKRDRQQRRQVAIAQALQRVDAYHLRQRPIGTLSTGQLKRVLLAYCLVMPRKLLVLDEAFAGVDAQGEADFYALLHELKQEQQWTVLQVSHDLDMVSRHCDRVLCVNQRLICHGQPEVALSPQNLLAAYGPAFSRYQHKH